The genomic window TCGCTGCCGCGGGGATGGCCCGAGGCTCGTGCGAaatgtgaggaggaggaggaggaggaggaggaggaggaggaggaggaggaggaggaggaggaggaggaggaggaggaggaggaggaggaggaggaggaggaggaggaggagcagcaggggtcCATCAAGGGCAGCTTTGTGCCTGGGGCCCGAGCGCCTCAGCTTTTCCATCGGCCCTTCCCTGCTCCGAGCGCTGcctgaggagcaggaatgtTTTGGTGCCGGAGCTGTTGCAGCATCCCTGACCCCACCTGGCGCTCggcatcctcctcttcctcggAGCCACCCCAGCTCCGGCTCCCCCAGCTGgccgcgctgtccccgcgctgtccccgcgctgtccccggtGCCAGGAGGCGCCGGCAGCTTGGCCAGCGCTGGGCCGGGGCCAGGCCCGGGCTACCGGGGCCGTGTCCCGCTCCGGGCACTCGGGACGTGTCCCAGAGCCAGGATCCGTGAGCAGGAAAAAATCCGTCAGTGGATAAACAGAGGCAgcgtccctccctccctgcccgaGCCATCCCGGAGTGCGCAGCGGGCGGGaccggggcgggggcgggggggcagcgggcacggcccggcccgggcagcGTCCCCCCGGTCCTGCTGAGGGCATCGCCCCGCGGGTACCACGGGCATCGCCCCATCCCACCCAGGGCATCGCCCGAATCCCACCTGGGGCATTGCCTCGATCCCACCCAGAGCACCTTCCTGAGCCCAGCTTGGAATTCCACCACAGGCACTGTCCCCACCCCACCACGGGCACCATCCTCATCCCAGTACGGCCCCTGTTCCGTCCCACTCGAAGTGCCCAAGTCCTGCCTTGGATGCCCTGCCGTGCCATGCCAAACCGTGCCAAGCCATCCCGTGCTatggatcccatccccatcctgctccttgtGCCACCTCCATCCCATGCTGGGTGCTGTGTGACAGCGccatccccctgtccctgtgtgacGCTGTCCCCTCGGTGTgacgctgtccccgctgtccctgtccccgcaggcGTTCCCGCTGCGCTCTCTGCGGCGCAGGCAGCCCACGCTGCTGGTGGCGTGCGGGCCGGCGCAGAACGGGGCCGTGGGGCTGGTGTGCGCCCGCCACCTGCGCAGCTTTGTGGGTACCTCTGACcccgccctcctcctcctcctcctggcctTCCTCCCAAGCCCCCCCGGCTCCAGGGCTCCGTTTTTCCCGCAGGATTACGAGCCCACCATCTTCTACCCCAAGCGCTCCCCGGACCCACTGCACCGCGACTTCACCACGCAGTGCGAGAAGATGGACATCCCCTTCCTGTCCTACCTGCCCACCGAGGTGACCCCAGCCCCAGATCCCCCTGCTTggccccttctccttcccttttccctctgtgaacccccaaatcccccaaatccccctgcttggccccttctccttcccttttccccctgtgAGCccccaaaagaaaggaaattctcCTTCCCTTTGTCCTTCCCTTGAAATTCCCCTGCTTATCCCcctcttctctttcccctccctgaaccccaaaatccccccaaatccccccaaaccccccggctctccttttctccctatttctcctccttttcccccctctcccctccccatcccggCGCTGCTGGGATCCCGGGAATGccagaaaatccagaaaatccagaaaatccaGCGGCTGCTGCCCGCAGCCACCGGCTCTGTTATTTTTGGAACCTCACAGCGCTGGGAACGGAGGAATTTGACCCAAAATTCGCCGTCTCGGCTCCGCGGcccctccctctctgctccacttgggggggattttttttattttttatttttttggcacCGCCGGGGGTTTGTGCCGTCAAAGGTGACACGGGGACACCACAGATGCCACTGTCGCCTGCAGGTGCAGCTCATCAACGACGCCTACAACGCCGTGGTGGACGCGGTGCTGGGAGCCGAGGGGatgcaggggacagaggggacagagccgtGCGCGGCCATCCTGGCCACCCTCAGGCACGTCCGCATCCCCATCGTCAGCCTGGATGTCCCCTCAGGTGCTGCCCGTGTCCTCTCGGGTGTCCCCCCGggggctccccctgcccctccaggtgtcccctgtgtcccctcagcactgcccgtgtcccccccggGCCCTCCCGCGCTGCTGTCCCCGTGCCCGTGGCGGTGTCACCCCGGGACCCACCTGTGGTGGCCCTGGCGGGGTTGGGGACATCCACAGGAAATGACAGAGTGCCCGGCCCAGACATGACGTCACTGGCAGTGGCATTCCCGAACCGCCGCTGGCCAGGCCTGGCATTGTCACCGCCCGTGTCCCCCAGCCCGGCCTGGCCGTGTCACCCACCCCGGGGGGGTCCCCGCGGGGACAAACTCCGCCCGTGTCACCCCTgcctgtgtcccccctgtgccCTCTCTGCCACCGTCCACGGCAGCACCGGGACCCCCTGAGCCACCCCGTGTGTCCCCAAGGGTGGCATGTGTCCCCTGGGGCCACACCTGTCCTCTGTCCGTGACCCCACCGACCGTTCCGTGTCCCCGGTGTCACTCGTGTCCCCTGTCCGCAGAGCAGGCTgtgtcccctgatgtccccccgtcccctctctgtgtccccctgtccccgctgtccccgtgACCGCTGTCCCCTCGCCGGGGCAGGCTGGGTGCCCGGCCCGGTGGGCGGCAGCGGTGACATCAGCCCGGACGTGCTGGTGTCGCTGGCGGCCCCCAAGGAGGTGGCGCGGCGCTTCCGGGGACGGCGACATTTCCTGGCCGGGCGCTTCGTGCCCGAGGAGCTGCGCAGGAAATTCGGGCTCAGCCCCCCCGAGTACCCGGGCAGCGACTGCGTGGTGGCCCTGTGACCCCAAATAaacccctgggaccccaaataaacccctgggaccccaaaaacccctgggaccccaaataaacccctgggaccccaaaaacccctgggaccccaaataaacccctgggaccccaaaatcctctggGACCCCAAAGAAACCCTGTGACCCCAAATAAATTCCTGGTGGtggccctgggacccccaaaacccctgggaccccaaataaatcccctgggaccccccaaatcacCTGGGACCCCTCAAatcccctgggaccccaaaaaaccctggTGGGCCCTGGGACCCCAAATAAACTCCTGTGACCCCAAATAAAGCTCTGCTGATGGCCCTGGGACCCCAAATAAAGCTCTGCTGGTGCCTTGTGACCTCAAAAATAAAGTGGTGGTGGCTCTTGAAATAAAGTGCTGGTGGCCCTGGAACCCCGAACCCCTGGTGGTGGCCCTGCGACCCCGACTTGCAGCACCGGTGCCCCTCAGCGGGGGCTGTTtggagatggggacagggggacctTGGTGgccttgggctgggctggggacttGTCCTGACACTGcaaggcctggcctggccccagcagtgccacccccgctgctggggacagagctgtcaCCACCCCTGCCACCCACCCCGGGGGACAGCGGCACCGCCGGACTCCCACGGGGCTGAAATGCCACCAAAATGTCACCAAAATCCCACAAAGTGTCACCAAAATGTCACCAGAATGCCACCAAAACCCCAGGAAAAGCACACGGGAACCACCCCCAGGGCACATAGAGGGTGAGGAGCCCCCcctgggcactgtcccctctgtcccctctgtcccctctgtccccagtgccccacTCCGGCCCGGGGGCGCTCGGAGCCGCCGGAATGCCGGGAATGCGCCGGGATTTCCGCGCGCCGGGGCCGCTGATCCCGAaccccccggtgcccccggtgccctcccagtgcccccggtgcccccggtgcctcccagtcccctccaaCCCCTCAGAGCGGCACCGgctccttcttttcccttttcccgtAGTTTTGTTTTCCCCGTGTTTTTATTTCCCCCAtagtttttagtttttattttgtcctgtacttttatttttcccatactttttagtttttatttttcctgtgttttctagtttttatttttcccgtatttttatttttcccgtatttttattttctcatattttatttccccctatttttattttccacctagtttttatttttcccatagTTTctagcatttatttttcctgtatttttatttttttcccgtagttttcagggttttttttccctgtatttttattttccccatatttttatttcccccgtattttttcccacattttatTTCCCCCGTGTTTTTATTTGCccgtattttatttttcccgtagtttttattttttattcccgagtatttttatttcctttcccctccctcccgccGCATTCCCGGCTCATCCCTCAGCCAATTTTCGCAGCTGGACCCGaacggcggcggcgctgccccgggCGGGCTCCGCTCCCGATAAAAgcggggccggccccgccgcggccgcACTCGCGCCCGGAGCGGCCCTGGCACGGCTGGCACGGCTGGCACGGCCAGCACCGATGGCACGGGTGGCACGGGTGGCACAGATGGCACGGGTGGCACGgttggcacagctgctggcagtgctggcggTGCTGGGAGTCTCACATGCTGCCAGGGTGGCAGGTAAGGgattgggtttgggatttggggtttggggtcagagtttcaggtttggggtttgggagttggggtttgggtttggggtttgggtttggggtttggagatTTGGGGTCAGCAGTTtcgggtttggggtttgggagctgggagctggggtttgggatttggggattttgtgcCACCAGGGTTTTGGGATTCCCGGTGGGAATGAAGGGAGGAAGGGGTGGGGATgagctggtggcacagggaggtggcacGGGCTGGTGGGAGGGGGTGAGGGGTGGATGGGGACCAGGGAATTTTGCCCTTCatggggctggagggacagggatggggacagggccagggccagggtgGGTCTGGGATCCCGGGAATGTGGCAGTGCCACCcgtgtgtccccagagccaaTGGAGAACGAATCAGAGCCGGGCAAGGCTGGCACGAGCGGGAAGCCCTGGAAAGCCACACCtgacctggaggagctggaccTGGGCACGGCAGGTGAGGCCACCCCGAGGGCCAccgtgtcccctcagtgtccccaggggcaCTGCCCACCCCGTGCCACCCCCACGGGACACTGGTGGTGACCACCGTGACATTCCCATGGGGACAGTGCCCACCTCACGCCACCCCGCGCGTGCCCCTCGGTGGTGACCACCCTGCCGTGTCCCCTGGGgtcacctgtgtcccctgtctgtgtccccacagggcGGGCTGTGAAccctggggtcacctgtcccctccccaccccgTGTCCCACTCACTGCCCCAGTGGCCATCCCCGCCCCACCAGCCCCTCAGGGGTGGCCTCCATCCCCACCCCCTCTGCCCTCCaggtccccaggctgtccccaatCATCCCCAGTGatccccaagctgtccccaaCCATCCCAAGCTGTCCCCAAGCTGGCCCCAACCATCTCCAACCCATGCCCAACCATCCCAAGCTCTCCCCAGttgtccccaagctgtccccaaGCCGTCCCCGCCTCCCCCTCAGGCAAAGGCGCCGCCTGGACCTCGTGGTTCAACATCGACCACCCGGGCGGTGACGGTGACCACGAGAGCCTGGCGGCCATCAGGTTCTACTACGGGGACCGCGTGTGTGCCCGGCCCGTGGCCATCCAGGCACGCAGCACCGAGTGGCACCTGCCCGAGGCCCTGGGACAGGTGGTTCGTGCCAGCCCCGAGCGCGGCTTCCACTGCCTGCACCGCGAGCAGCCGGCGGGCACCGCCTGTGCCAACTACCACGTGCGCTTCCTGTGCCCGCTGGGTgagctgggggcacctgggggtacctggggtacctgggggcacacctgggcacctgggggtacctggggtACCTGGGGGCACACCTGAGCACCTGGGGGGTACCTGGGGTACCTGGGGGCACACCTGAGcacctgggggtacctggggtAGCAGGGAGGTACCTGGAGGgcagctgggggcagctgggggtacctggcacacctgggggcagctggggggcaGCTGACACAGCTGTGTGTAACTTCTGTCACAGCTGTCACACTTGTGTCTCACCTCTATCTCGCCTGTCACATCTGTATttcacctggggcacacctggggcacacctggggcacacctggggcacacctggggcacacctgtgTCTCACCTTCACCTCGCCTGTATCCCACCTCTATTTCATGTTTGTCTCACCTGTGTCCCACCTGGGCTGTGGGACGGGGCGTTTCTTCCCCCTTTAACCCCTTGGCTGCCGTCTCCAGCCCCGTGCGCCCCCAGTCACCCCCAGTATCCCGCAGATCACGTGTACTGGTCGCACTGGTCCCCGTGGAGCCCCTGCTCGCGCAGCGCCTGCGGCACCCGGGGCACGCAGAGCCGCTCCCGGCGCTGCGGCAGCGcccgcagcccggccccgctccgggaGCTCCGGTGCCGCGGCAAAGCCACCGAGCGGCGGCCCTGCAGCGCCGGGCCCTGCCCAGGTACGGACCTGAGCCCGCGGCGACACCCGGCTGTCCCTGGGGGCTGCCGGGGAGGGACACGGCGGTGACCGCACGGCTCACAGTGACCGTTCCCACCGGGAATGTCCCCTCAGAGCCCACCTGGACGGAATGGGGCGCTTGGGGTCCCTGCTCCCGCAGCTGCGGCCGCTCGGGGACGCGCATCCGGCGCCGGAGCTGCCGCACCGCCAAGAACCCGCCGTGTCCCGGCCGCGCCACCGAGGTGCAGAAATGTCGCCCGCCCCCGTGCCCAGGTAACCCCACCGGTGCCCCCTCGGCGGCGCCCCCGCTGCCCACGGGCTCCGAGCCCCCCGCGGGCTGTCCCGGGCACACGCTGCGGGGCACGGTGGTGACAGCGGCCGGGGCGGCACTGCCGGGTGCCCGCGTGTACCTGGAGGGCCGCCCGCCCGTGCTGCTGGCCCGCAGCGATGCCCGGGGCCACTTCAaggcctcggggctgtgcccgggccccgccgccaaCCTCAGCGCCCACCGCGACGGCTTCGCCCCGGGGCTGGCACCCATCGTCACCAACGGCTCGGGCGTGGCCGAGGCGCACCTGAGGCTGCGGCGGCTCGGTGAGAAAGAAGGCGGGGGGCGATTTTGGGGCACCCCTGGGGGCGAGCCGGGGGTGCCCATGGGCTCGCTGCCCCTCTCGCCCTTTGCAGAGAAGCCCTACATGGTGCTGCAGCCCGCGGCCAGGGTGCGGGAGGCCGGGCAGGACGTGACCTTCTGCTGCAAAGCCTCGGGCACCCCCGCGCCCCAAAAATATTACTGGTGAGCTGGCACGGCGGGCTCAGCGGGCACGGGCGGGGGTGGCAGCGTCCCCGCTGAGCCTGTCGCCTGTCCCCGCAGGTACCACAACGGGAcgctgctggaggggacagcGGAGCGCAGCAGCGGCCGCCTGGCGCTGCGGGGGCTGGCACCGGAGCAGGCTGGCACCTACCACTGCAAAGCCAGCTCCGAGGCGGGCGCCATCCGCTCGGCGCCCGCACACCTCACCGTGCTGGGTGAGCGCGCACGGGGGGCCCCTCCGGGCTGGCGAGACCCCCGCTGACCCCTCTAATGCCCCCCTCCCCTCcgtgcccccagccccgggccagcagagctgcagggcggAGCCCGAGCCCAGCCTGGTGGAGCTGCCCAGCGAGTGCCCGCAGGACGCCAGCGGCTCCCGCTACTACAACGTGGGGCGCTGCCCGGCCTCGCCGTGCCTgggcggccccgccgagccctCGGGCTGCGGGGGGGAGTCGGGGCTGTGCTGCGGCGTGCGGAGGATGGAGCTGCGGCAGGTCCCGTGCGCCGGCTCCGTGCTGCCCCTCAAGGTGGTGGCCGAGTGCGGCTGCGGGCCCTGCACACAGCCCCGGGTGCTGGTGCAGGGCCGGGTGACAGCGGCCGACACCGGGGAGCCGCTGCGCTTCGGCCACATCTTCCTCGGGGGCAGGAAGGTGGGCTTCACCGGCTACCAGGGCTCCTTCACCATCGAGGTGCCGCCCGACACGCAGCGCCTGGTCACTCGCTTCGTGGACGGCCAGCAGCGCTTGGTGGACGCCGTCAAGGTGCTGCCCTTCGACCCGCGGGGAGGAGCCGTGTACCAGGAGGTGAAGATGCTGCGCAAGAAGGAGCCGGTGGAGCTGGACGGAGGGCGGAGCAACGCCATCCCCCTGGGCGAAGCCGGCGGCCGGGAGCCCGTCGGGGAGCTGGTGCTGCCGGCCGGAGCCTTCCTGCGGCCGTCCGGGGAGATTTTCAACGGCACCGTCAAGGCCAGCGTCACCTTCGTGGACCCCAGGGACGTGGGCACGGCCAGCGCCGCCTCCAGCGACCTGAGCTTCGCCAACGCCGAGGGGGAGATCGTGCCCCTGCGCACCTACGGCATGTTCGCCGTGGATTTCCGCGAGGGCGAGAGCGGCGCGGTGCTGCAGGCGGGACCCGTGCAGGTGAGGATGGACGCGGGGCAGGTGTGGATGGCCGAGCACCTGCAGAAGATGAAGCTGTGGTCCTTGAACCCCGAGAGCGGCctgtgggaggaggaggcggtGCTGCGGCCGGCCGAGGGcgggcggaggaggaggagggaggagaggaccTTCCTGGTGGGCAACCTGGAGATCCGCGAGCGGCGCCTCTTCAACCTGGACGTGCCCGAGGATCGCCGCTGCTTCGTCAAGGTCAGGGCCTACAGCAACGAGAAGTTCAACCCCTACGAGCAGCTGGAAGGGGTGGTGGTCAGCCTCATCAACCTGGAGCCGCAGCCCGGCTTCCCCAGCAACCCGCGGGCCTGGGGCCGCTTCGACAGCGCCGTCACCGGCCCCAACGgcgcctgcctgcctgccttctgCGACGCCCGGCGCCCCGACGCCTACACGGCCCTGGTGACGGCCACGCTGGGCGGGGAGGAGCTGGAAGCCGTGGCCTCCAGCCCCAAGCTGAACCCCAACGCCGTGGGGGTGGCGCAGCCCTACCTGGGCAAGCTGGGCTACCGCCGCTCGGACCATGAGGACCCGGCGCTGAAGAAGACGGCGTTCCAGATCAACGTGGCCAAACCCGACCCCAACAACGTGGACGAGAGCAACGGCCCCATCTACTCCTACCGGAGCCTGCGGGAGTGCGAGGAGGCGCCGGTCAGCGCCAACCACCTGCGCTTCTACCGCGTGGAGGTGGACAAGTACGAGTACAACGTGGTGCCCTTCAAGGAGAGCGACGTCACCTCCTGGACCGGCGACTACCTGGCGTGGTGGCCCAACCCGCAGGAGTTCCGGGCGTGCTACATCaaggtgcagctgcaggggccGCAGGAGTACATGGTGAGGTCCAGGAACGTCGGGGGCAGCCACCCCCGCACGCGGGGCCAGCTCTACGGGCTGCGGGACAGCCGGAGCGTGCGGGACCCGCTGCTGGACAACACCTCGGGCGCCTGCGTGGAGTTCAAGTGCGGCGGGATGCTCTTCGACCAGAGCCTGGCCGACAGGACCCTGGTGTCCATcgtgccccagggcagctgccgCCGCACGGCCATCAACGGGCTCCTGCGGGACTACCTGAGCCGCCACCCGCCGCTGGCTGACAACAACCACACCGGGGCCTTCTCCATGCTGGCCCCGCTGGACCCGCTGGGCCACAACTATGGCATCTACACCGTGACGGACCAGAACCCGCGGCTGGCCAAGGAGATCGCCATCGGCCGCTGCTTCGCGGGCACCTCGGACGGCTTCTCGAGGGAGATGAGGGCGGGCGAGGGCACGGCCGTCACCTTCGAGTGCCAGGAGCGGCCGCCGGGCAGGGAGAGCCTCTTCCAGCGCCTGCTGAGCGCCCCGGCCGAGGCGCTGGCTGAGATCCGCAGGGAGATGGGGAGCTCCGAGCTGCGCCGCGCTCCCCCCGAGGTGATGGACTTCGCCTCCGGAGCCCCCTCCGGGCCCGCGGCCACCCGCCAGACCCCCAGCAGCCAGCGGAGACCGGGCCGGCCGCGGGGACAGCCCTGagtcccctccgtgtcccctccccggcTCTGCTTTGTCGCCCCCTTTCCCCGTCGCTTTTGGCCGCGCTCATTTATAACGCCCGGAGGACTGGGGGGACCCGCGGAGCGGGGGACGGGGGGCAGGGGACGGCGGGGACGTGGGGAGGGGGCCCCGCCACCCCCCGGTGCTGTCGCTGCCTCCTCTTGGTGCTCAGCCCCGCGCTGGCGGCCCCGCGGACGGGatggaaataaaaggaataaaagaggggctgggggcaaaCCGGGGCAGGGGCGGGCATGGCAAGGGGGTCCCCGCCCGGTGCTTTGCCCGGTGCCACCGGCGCAGCCCCCGTGTGCCCGCGCCGGGAGCTGGGGGCGCTGCTTTCATCCCTGAATCCCACAAAAccgggattttttggggggaaaccCCAAGGATAACGCGGATAAAACTCTCTCCCTGCGGTGCCACCCCCACCCGGGGGTCGGTGCCACCCCCGCGGCACCTCGGCCACCGCGCCGGCCCGGATTCGGGCGGATTTGTACATtatttattacaaaatatacAATTCTTGTACACCCGCCTGGCTGCTGGGCTTCTCCGGGACGGGGGCCCAGCCCCGCGTGTCTCcgttgtccccagcccctgcccccgTTCGGTAGCACCGTCCCGGCCGCTCCTGTTTGCCTTGGGCCGGGCTCGGCCGGGCtggcggcagcggcgggggcTCGGTGCCAGCTCCCCGCGGCCAGCGGGACGTGGCAGCCGGGGCGGGGGCAcccaccgggacccccccgctGGCACCGGGATGTGCCAAGCCAGCGGCCGGGCACCCCCGGCGTGACCCCCGCggggaggggcaggggtggctctgtcCCGCTGCCACCCGGGTGTCCCCAGCGCGGTTATTTTTGGGTGTCCCCCCCTCG from Molothrus aeneus isolate 106 chromosome 27, BPBGC_Maene_1.0, whole genome shotgun sequence includes these protein-coding regions:
- the YJEFN3 gene encoding yjeF N-terminal domain-containing protein 3 isoform X1, with protein sequence MWDGMKFSWQVYQDSQGMGCGNGGTRSLLGPWDFLGSARTRLVRGDSLDGVGAPCGLGPQPGPPQLLPGRAGFPPGAALSGSAQPGVRRGLDPPSSARFPRYRLDPGPAGLAFPPGGRGGRWRRPRPLRPRSQAEAEAMEKELLEDYRFGRQQLIEIWGHACAVAVTKAFPLRSLRRRQPTLLVACGPAQNGAVGLVCARHLRSFDYEPTIFYPKRSPDPLHRDFTTQCEKMDIPFLSYLPTEVQLINDAYNAVVDAVLGAEGMQGTEGTEPCAAILATLRHVRIPIVSLDVPSGAARVLSGVPPGAPPAPPGVPCVPSALPVSPPGPPALLSPCPWRCHPGTHLWWPWRGWGHPQEMTECPAQT
- the YJEFN3 gene encoding yjeF N-terminal domain-containing protein 3 isoform X2; this translates as MWDGMKFSWQVYQDSQGMGCGNGGTRSLLGPWDFLGSARTRLVRGDSLDGVGAPCGLGPQPGPPQLLPGRAGFPPGAALSGSAQPGVRRGLDPPSSARFPRYRLDPGPAGLAFPPGGRGGRWRRPRPLRPRSQAEAEAMEKELLEDYRFGRQQLIEIWGHACAVAVTKAFPLRSLRRRQPTLLVACGPAQNGAVGLVCARHLRSFDYEPTIFYPKRSPDPLHRDFTTQCEKMDIPFLSYLPTEVQLINDAYNAVVDAVLGAEGMQGTEGTEPCAAILATLRHVRIPIVSLDVPSGWVPGPVGGSGDISPDVLVSLAAPKEVARRFRGRRHFLAGRFVPEELRRKFGLSPPEYPGSDCVVAL
- the CILP2 gene encoding cartilage intermediate layer protein 2, which translates into the protein MARVARVAQMARVARLAQLLAVLAVLGVSHAARVAEPMENESEPGKAGTSGKPWKATPDLEELDLGTAGKGAAWTSWFNIDHPGGDGDHESLAAIRFYYGDRVCARPVAIQARSTEWHLPEALGQVVRASPERGFHCLHREQPAGTACANYHVRFLCPLDHVYWSHWSPWSPCSRSACGTRGTQSRSRRCGSARSPAPLRELRCRGKATERRPCSAGPCPEPTWTEWGAWGPCSRSCGRSGTRIRRRSCRTAKNPPCPGRATEVQKCRPPPCPGNPTGAPSAAPPLPTGSEPPAGCPGHTLRGTVVTAAGAALPGARVYLEGRPPVLLARSDARGHFKASGLCPGPAANLSAHRDGFAPGLAPIVTNGSGVAEAHLRLRRLEKPYMVLQPAARVREAGQDVTFCCKASGTPAPQKYYWYHNGTLLEGTAERSSGRLALRGLAPEQAGTYHCKASSEAGAIRSAPAHLTVLAPGQQSCRAEPEPSLVELPSECPQDASGSRYYNVGRCPASPCLGGPAEPSGCGGESGLCCGVRRMELRQVPCAGSVLPLKVVAECGCGPCTQPRVLVQGRVTAADTGEPLRFGHIFLGGRKVGFTGYQGSFTIEVPPDTQRLVTRFVDGQQRLVDAVKVLPFDPRGGAVYQEVKMLRKKEPVELDGGRSNAIPLGEAGGREPVGELVLPAGAFLRPSGEIFNGTVKASVTFVDPRDVGTASAASSDLSFANAEGEIVPLRTYGMFAVDFREGESGAVLQAGPVQVRMDAGQVWMAEHLQKMKLWSLNPESGLWEEEAVLRPAEGGRRRRREERTFLVGNLEIRERRLFNLDVPEDRRCFVKVRAYSNEKFNPYEQLEGVVVSLINLEPQPGFPSNPRAWGRFDSAVTGPNGACLPAFCDARRPDAYTALVTATLGGEELEAVASSPKLNPNAVGVAQPYLGKLGYRRSDHEDPALKKTAFQINVAKPDPNNVDESNGPIYSYRSLRECEEAPVSANHLRFYRVEVDKYEYNVVPFKESDVTSWTGDYLAWWPNPQEFRACYIKVQLQGPQEYMVRSRNVGGSHPRTRGQLYGLRDSRSVRDPLLDNTSGACVEFKCGGMLFDQSLADRTLVSIVPQGSCRRTAINGLLRDYLSRHPPLADNNHTGAFSMLAPLDPLGHNYGIYTVTDQNPRLAKEIAIGRCFAGTSDGFSREMRAGEGTAVTFECQERPPGRESLFQRLLSAPAEALAEIRREMGSSELRRAPPEVMDFASGAPSGPAATRQTPSSQRRPGRPRGQP